The DNA window GCAAGGTCGATCGGCTCCTGCAGCGCCCCGTCTGGTCCCAGCCGCGACACGCCGCCCTCGAAGACCACCCACACCGAGCCGTCGCGGTCGCGAAACAACTGTTCGACCCGGGCCGCCGTGATACCGCTTCCGGCAATGCGCTCCTGCCGTCCCGCTCGATACCGAACCAGCCCGTGGTCCGTGCCGATCCACGCTTCGCCGTTGGGCATCGGAAGAACAGCAGTCACGTTGGCACGCAGAGCGACAGAAACCTTCATGCCACCGCGAAACAAAACAACCCCTTCGTGGCCACCCACCCAGATATCTCCGTGCTCTCCAGCCGCTACAACCTGCAACTCTCCAATGTCTGTCACCGCAAACTTCGCTTCAACGACACCGGTGCTCTCTGTAACCGAGACCTCCTCGCGCCCGGAAGCTACCCACAAAACCCCGTCAGCACCCTCGGCCACCAACTCGCCGGAGACCCCCTGGAGAGATCGAATCCCCGCATCGCTACGAATCGCCAACCCACCATCCTGAGCGATCAGGACATCCCCATTGCGCAACACCTTTATCACTCTTGCCGTCGGAGTGACTCCAGGGACACGCGCGAATCGGCCACCCTCCAGCCTCACCAACCCACCCGCGCAACTGACCCAAATCGCGCCGTGCCTATCCATAGCCAACCCTTCAATCGAATCCCCCGGAAGCGCTGGCGTGTTGCTCCTGTCGAACGTTCGGAACTCTTGCCCATCGAAGCGCACCAGGCCACCCTCGGTCGCCAGCCACAGGAAGCCGTCACTCGTCTGCGCCACCGCGTGGACCGTGTTCTGCGGCAGACCTGAGTCGCTCTGCCAGCTCTGCCGCCCATACTGCTTCAGGGGCTTGCCCGGCTCGATCGCGTAACCGCCCCGCGCCGCCCCCCAAAGCAGCAGAAGCAGCACCATCATCCTGACCGGATGGGCAGACCCTGCTCTCACCTTCGCAACCGCTCTTCCGCGGACTCGCCCTGCGGCAGCCGCAATCCCCTCCGGCATCATTGCTTACTACAGTAAGCCCAATTGAGCCGTGCAGGAACGTGGTGCCTCCAACGTGTTACCCTTCTCCAAATCTCCATCGCACCCAGACATGAGATCCAAAGAAAACCCAGCCGAATCAGCAGCCCACAGCCAGCTCACCCAGCAGGTTGTAGAACACGTCCGCAGCCTCATCGACCGTGGCGAGCTCAGCCCCGGCGACCGTCTCCCGCCCGAACGTGAACTCGCCCGTACCCTCAAGATCAGCCGCTCTACCCTGCGCTCCGGGATCGGCTTCCTCTCCGCCATGGGCGTGCTCAAGAGCCGCCACGGCGCGGGCACCTTCGTCTCCACCGGCCCAGCAGCTCTCGACTCCAGTTCCCTGTCGGTCCTCGGCTCCCTCCACCACTTTCTTCCCTGGCAGATGTTTGAGGCCCGACTCGTCGTCGAATCGAGCATCGCCGCCCTTGCCGCAGAGCGCGCCACCGA is part of the Granulicella aggregans genome and encodes:
- a CDS encoding ligand-binding sensor domain-containing protein; this translates as MRAGSAHPVRMMVLLLLLWGAARGGYAIEPGKPLKQYGRQSWQSDSGLPQNTVHAVAQTSDGFLWLATEGGLVRFDGQEFRTFDRSNTPALPGDSIEGLAMDRHGAIWVSCAGGLVRLEGGRFARVPGVTPTARVIKVLRNGDVLIAQDGGLAIRSDAGIRSLQGVSGELVAEGADGVLWVASGREEVSVTESTGVVEAKFAVTDIGELQVVAAGEHGDIWVGGHEGVVLFRGGMKVSVALRANVTAVLPMPNGEAWIGTDHGLVRYRAGRQERIAGSGITAARVEQLFRDRDGSVWVVFEGGVSRLGPDGALQEPIDLAGVLSIFEDSEGDMWFGTDSGGATVLREQAFSTLTVQDGLSDDFVRAVFQDHAGRDWIGTNRGGLNRVENGKVTTFRVGGAGSLASNVVLALAESGGDLFVGTPDGLNRLHDGRFELFTTANGLPDDFVRSLYTDKDGSLWIGTRGGLSHYAHGRFTSYSTLDGLGSNLIGSILRARDGTLWVGTLGGVSRFDGTGFKNFTQRDGLGGDAITTLAEDSEGTLWVAAHGAGLTRLRGGGFTAISASKAGLPSEIYSVLEDQSKDLWMGTAKGVYRVPLAQLNALADGGLPRQERRYLASRTA